The Ascaphus truei isolate aAscTru1 chromosome 3, aAscTru1.hap1, whole genome shotgun sequence genome includes a region encoding these proteins:
- the LOC142489894 gene encoding retinol dehydrogenase 7-like, with protein sequence MWLPLLVLLALIFLYRWHRQRQILQNLSDKYVLITGCDSGFGNLLAKQLDRRGLRVLAACLTERGAEDLKKETSSRLQTVILDVSDSQSVSSAAKWVTSTVGNSGLWGLVNNAGFGIAMAPNEWQKKEDFTKVLNVNLLGMIDVTLNLLHLIRKAQGRIANVSSIGGRLSITGGGYCLSKYGVEAFSDSLRRELFDFGVKVSIIEPGAFSTPMAVSEPHKQNLNRLWENLPAEVKKDYGEQYYQNWVQNLGDLLATGSSKLYKVTDCMEHALIAVYPWTRYSAGWDSKLFYIPVSYLPTILSDYVLCRSAPKPAQRAE encoded by the exons ATGTGgctccctctgctggtgctcttGGCTCTGATTTTCCTGTACAGATGGCACAGGCAGAGACAGATACTGCAGAATCTCTCAGATAAATATGTGCTGATCACTGGATGTGACTCTGGATTTGGGAACCTGCTGGCGAAGCAGCTGGACCGGCGTGGGCTTCGCGTGCTGGCTGCTTGTCttacagagagaggggcagaggacCTGAAGAAGGAGACATCCAGCAGACTGCAAACAGTAATCCTGGATGTTAGTGACAGCCAGAGTGTGAGCTCCGCTGCCAAGTGGGTCACTAGCACTGTAGGAAATTCAG GGCTCTGGGGTTTAGTAAATAATGCTGGGTTTGGGATTGCCATGGCCCCCAATGAATGGCAAAAGAAGGAGGATTTTACCAAGGTTCTGAACGTGAACTTGCTGGGGATGATTGACGTGACGCTGAATCTGCTGCATCTCATCAGAAAAGCCCAGGGACGCATTGCCAATGTTTCTAGTATTGGAGGGAGGCTGTCTATTACTGGTGGAGGGTACTGCCTCTCTAAGTATGGCGTGGAAGCATTCTCTGATAGTCTAAG AAGGGAGCTCTTTGATTTTGGGGTAAAAGTGTCCATCATTGAGCCTGGCGCTTTCAGCACTCCAATGGCTGTCTCAGAACCTCATAAGCAGAACCTGAATCGGCTGTGggagaatctccctgcagaagtcAAGAAGGACTATGGAGAGCAGTATTACCAGAATT GGGTCCAGAACCTGGGTGATTTGCTTGCAACTGGTAGCTCCAAGCTGTACAAGGTCACAGACTGCATGGAACATGCCCTGATTGCCGTTTACCCCTGGACGAGATACTCCGCTGGCTGGGACAGCAAGCTCTTCTACATTCCTGTTTCTTACCTCCCTACAATTCTATCTGATTATGTGCTATGTCGCTCTGCACCAAAACCAGCTCAGAGAGCAGAGTAA